From Streptomyces sp. TLI_235, a single genomic window includes:
- a CDS encoding putative peptidoglycan lipid II flippase encodes MSSGPREERAQGRGGPGGGVGPKAAEPATDWYVDDTYARDPHAGDAFGSAAEQDPYGLATAEAAAALPPQPGPQPAEAPPVALGSPVPHWAGTPVLTAEQPPAPDGEEHGGKDGGDDDGSSAEAAAEAAAEEEAEAEAAEYLGVDALLSGVGGAPEPQPFVPTIEFDPPLTAEEAGLHEALGEGGTPPPAAPPTAPPVIPPLAPPAAEPVPGAAAGRVASLVNSSAVMAAGTLVSRGTGFLRTMVIAAAIGVGTMGDSYNAANTLPTLLYILIGGGALNAVFVPQLVRSMKSDEDGGTAYANRLLTLVVCGLAGVATVAVLAAPLLVQLISHSLMRDPASAETTVALARYCLPTMFFMGVHVVMGQILNARGRFGAMMWTPVLNNLVVIFTFGSYIWVYGTFQHSQVTPQTISPEGVRLLGVGTLLGLAVQALAMIPYLRAAGFSFKPRFDWRGHGLGKAARLAKWTFLFVLANQAGFLVVTQLATAAGIAAEEDGHLGVGLAAYANALLIWQLPMAVVTVSVMSAVLPRLSRAAADHDAGAVRDDLSYGLRTSAVAIVPAAFLFLALGPVIGYAVYGLGNGGSAAHGALSIGYMLSAFALGLIPYSVQYVLLRGFYAYEDTRTPFSNTVWVAACQAGTAVLCWLVLPAQWAVTGMALCYGASYAVGVAVAVPRLKARVGGLDTGRIGRTYVRLAIASLPAAAFGLAVELVMLDLLDGWPAGVLTLVVAATVQVGTFLLVARRMRIEELNAMLGMVRSRLGR; translated from the coding sequence ATGAGCAGCGGTCCGCGCGAGGAGCGAGCACAGGGCCGGGGCGGCCCAGGCGGCGGGGTCGGACCGAAGGCCGCCGAACCCGCCACCGACTGGTACGTGGACGACACCTATGCCCGTGATCCGCACGCGGGCGACGCTTTCGGCAGCGCGGCGGAGCAGGATCCGTACGGGCTGGCCACCGCCGAGGCGGCAGCGGCGCTGCCGCCGCAGCCCGGCCCCCAGCCGGCGGAGGCACCGCCGGTCGCCCTCGGCTCCCCCGTCCCGCACTGGGCGGGCACCCCGGTGCTGACCGCCGAGCAGCCGCCCGCCCCAGACGGCGAGGAACACGGGGGCAAGGACGGCGGGGACGACGACGGCAGCAGCGCGGAAGCGGCAGCCGAGGCGGCGGCAGAGGAAGAGGCCGAGGCGGAGGCCGCCGAGTACCTGGGCGTGGACGCGCTGCTGAGCGGCGTGGGCGGCGCGCCCGAGCCACAGCCCTTCGTCCCGACGATCGAGTTCGACCCGCCGCTCACCGCCGAGGAGGCGGGCCTGCACGAGGCGCTCGGTGAGGGCGGCACCCCGCCACCCGCCGCTCCGCCCACCGCTCCGCCCGTCATTCCCCCTCTGGCCCCTCCCGCGGCGGAGCCGGTGCCCGGCGCGGCGGCGGGCAGGGTGGCGAGCCTGGTCAACTCCAGTGCGGTGATGGCGGCCGGCACGCTCGTCTCCCGCGGCACCGGCTTCCTGCGCACGATGGTGATCGCCGCCGCGATCGGTGTCGGCACCATGGGCGACTCGTACAACGCCGCCAACACCCTGCCGACGCTGCTCTACATCCTCATCGGCGGCGGCGCGCTGAACGCCGTCTTCGTGCCGCAGCTCGTCCGCAGCATGAAGAGCGACGAGGACGGCGGCACGGCCTATGCCAACCGGCTGCTGACCCTGGTGGTCTGTGGGCTGGCGGGCGTGGCGACAGTCGCCGTGCTCGCCGCGCCGCTGCTCGTCCAGCTGATCTCGCACTCGCTGATGCGGGACCCCGCCAGCGCCGAGACCACGGTCGCGCTCGCCCGGTACTGCCTGCCGACGATGTTCTTCATGGGCGTGCACGTGGTGATGGGCCAGATCCTCAACGCCCGGGGTCGGTTCGGCGCGATGATGTGGACGCCGGTCCTCAACAACCTCGTGGTGATCTTCACCTTCGGCAGCTACATCTGGGTCTACGGCACCTTCCAGCACAGCCAGGTGACCCCGCAGACGATCTCCCCCGAGGGCGTGCGGTTGCTCGGTGTCGGCACCCTGCTGGGCCTCGCCGTCCAGGCGCTGGCGATGATCCCGTACCTGCGCGCCGCCGGGTTCTCCTTCAAGCCGCGCTTCGACTGGCGCGGCCACGGCCTGGGCAAGGCCGCCCGGCTGGCCAAGTGGACCTTCCTGTTCGTCCTGGCCAACCAGGCGGGCTTCCTTGTCGTCACCCAGCTCGCCACCGCCGCCGGCATCGCCGCAGAGGAGGACGGCCATCTGGGCGTCGGCCTGGCCGCGTACGCCAACGCCCTGCTGATCTGGCAGCTGCCGATGGCCGTGGTGACGGTCTCGGTGATGAGCGCCGTGCTGCCCCGGCTCTCCCGGGCGGCCGCCGACCACGACGCGGGCGCCGTCCGCGACGACCTCTCGTACGGGCTGCGCACCTCCGCGGTGGCGATCGTCCCGGCGGCCTTCCTGTTCCTCGCGCTCGGCCCGGTCATCGGCTACGCGGTCTACGGCCTCGGCAACGGCGGCTCGGCGGCGCACGGCGCCCTGTCGATCGGCTACATGCTGTCGGCCTTCGCACTCGGCCTGATCCCCTACTCGGTGCAGTACGTGCTGCTGCGCGGCTTCTACGCCTACGAGGACACCCGTACGCCGTTCTCCAACACGGTCTGGGTGGCGGCCTGCCAGGCGGGCACCGCCGTGCTCTGCTGGCTGGTCCTCCCCGCCCAGTGGGCGGTCACCGGCATGGCGCTCTGCTACGGCGCCTCCTACGCCGTGGGCGTCGCCGTGGCAGTGCCCCGGCTGAAAGCCAGGGTCGGCGGCCTGGACACCGGCCGGATCGGCCGCACCTACGTCCGCCTCGCAATCGCGTCGCTGCCGGCCGCCGCCTTCGGCCTGGCCGTCGAGCTGGTGATGCTGGACCTGCTGGACGGCTGGCCGGCCGGCGTACTGACCCTGGTGGTGGCCGCCACGGTGCAGGTCGGCACCTTCCTGCTGGTCGCCCGGCGGATGCGGATCGAGGAGCTGAACGCGATGCTCGGCATGGTGCGCAGCCGACTCGGCCGCTGA
- a CDS encoding RNA polymerase ECF family sigma subunit: protein MAEEPSDADLLARHVAGDPDAFGLLVRRHRDRLWAVALRTLGDREEAADALQDALVSALRAAHTFQGRSQVTTWLHRIVVNACLDRARRAASRRAGSLDEDPQRLDAALGSAEATDTVVVRAELRREVTDALTALPVEQRAALVLVDMQGYSVAEAAEVLGVPVGTVKSRCARGRARLLPLVRHLRGGGVSRETAEGGAPADGTRTDVSRETPPRGNPSGPGTVPGTGADGRRTALEGDGTKR, encoded by the coding sequence ATGGCGGAGGAGCCGTCCGACGCCGATCTGCTGGCCCGGCACGTCGCCGGCGACCCGGACGCCTTCGGTCTCCTCGTCCGACGCCACCGCGACCGCCTCTGGGCGGTCGCCCTGCGCACCCTCGGCGACCGCGAGGAGGCCGCGGACGCGCTCCAGGACGCCCTGGTCTCCGCGCTGCGCGCCGCCCACACCTTCCAGGGCCGCTCCCAGGTCACCACGTGGCTGCACCGCATCGTGGTCAACGCCTGCCTCGACCGCGCCCGCCGGGCCGCCTCCCGCCGGGCCGGCTCGCTGGACGAGGACCCGCAGCGCCTCGACGCCGCCCTCGGCAGCGCGGAGGCCACCGACACCGTGGTGGTCCGGGCCGAGCTGCGCCGTGAGGTCACCGACGCGCTGACCGCCCTACCGGTCGAGCAGCGCGCCGCGCTCGTCCTGGTCGACATGCAGGGCTACTCGGTGGCCGAGGCCGCGGAGGTGCTCGGGGTACCGGTCGGCACCGTGAAGAGCCGCTGCGCCCGCGGCCGGGCCCGGCTGCTGCCGCTGGTCCGCCACCTGCGCGGCGGCGGTGTTTCACGTGAAACGGCGGAGGGCGGCGCCCCGGCCGACGGCACTCGCACGGATGTTTCACGTGAAACACCGCCACGCGGGAACCCGTCCGGCCCCGGCACCGTCCCAGGTACGGGCGCCGACGGGCGCCGCACCGCGCTGGAAGGAGATGGGACCAAGCGATGA
- a CDS encoding MFS-type transporter involved in bile tolerance (Atg22 family), with translation MFHVKPHRPAWQPVRVAITRNDGRQAPHRATLGGLLRGRDFRRLLVVRMLSQLSDGTFQVALAAYVIFSPERQSSPGDIAAVLAVMLLPFSVVGPFAGVLLDRWRRRQVLHYGNLARFGLGLATAALLLGQAPEWLFFAAALLVTALNRFILAGLSAALPRVVDPRQLVTANAVSPTMGTVAATLGGGLGFLVHQVLPPSPRADAALVGIAALLYLSAALAALLIDRDLLGPEHHPDRPPLSRALTTAARDLGTALRHLVHDCRPATHALAAVTLARFCYGVLIVVVLMLSRYTFNSPDDAAGGLTSLGRAVGFSAVGFFLAALISPWFTRRLGLTGWMVTCLAAAAVFVPALGLTFREWPSLFAALLLGVVTQGTKICADTLVQESVEDEYRGRVFAVYDVLFNVSFVAAAGVTALVLPLNGRSVGVVCGVALTYALGALFYARAARSDRPGRGLTSRRPAGSR, from the coding sequence ATGTTTCACGTGAAACCGCACCGCCCGGCATGGCAACCTGTCCGGGTGGCGATCACCAGGAACGACGGCAGGCAGGCGCCCCACCGCGCCACGCTCGGCGGGCTGCTGCGCGGACGCGACTTCCGCCGACTGCTGGTGGTCCGCATGCTCAGCCAGCTCTCCGACGGCACCTTCCAGGTCGCACTCGCCGCCTATGTGATCTTCTCCCCCGAGCGGCAGTCCTCCCCCGGCGACATCGCCGCGGTGCTCGCCGTCATGCTGCTGCCCTTCTCGGTCGTCGGCCCGTTCGCCGGCGTACTGCTCGACCGCTGGCGCCGCCGCCAGGTCCTCCACTACGGCAACCTCGCCCGGTTCGGACTGGGCCTCGCCACCGCGGCCCTGCTGCTCGGGCAGGCACCGGAGTGGCTGTTCTTCGCCGCCGCGCTGCTGGTCACCGCTCTCAACCGGTTCATCCTGGCCGGCCTCTCGGCCGCCCTGCCGCGGGTGGTCGACCCCCGACAGCTGGTCACCGCCAACGCGGTCTCCCCCACCATGGGCACGGTCGCCGCCACCCTCGGCGGCGGCCTCGGCTTCCTCGTCCACCAGGTGCTCCCGCCGAGCCCGCGGGCCGACGCCGCCCTGGTCGGCATCGCGGCGCTGCTCTACCTCTCCGCCGCACTCGCCGCCCTGCTGATCGACCGCGACCTGCTCGGCCCCGAGCACCACCCGGACCGGCCGCCGCTGAGCCGGGCGCTCACCACCGCCGCCCGCGACCTCGGCACGGCACTGCGCCACCTGGTCCACGACTGCCGCCCGGCGACCCACGCGCTGGCCGCGGTCACCCTCGCCCGGTTCTGCTACGGCGTGCTGATCGTCGTGGTGCTGATGCTCTCCCGCTACACCTTCAACTCCCCCGACGACGCCGCCGGCGGCCTGACCAGCCTCGGCCGCGCGGTCGGCTTCTCCGCGGTCGGCTTCTTTCTCGCCGCACTGATCAGCCCCTGGTTCACCCGCCGACTCGGCCTCACCGGCTGGATGGTCACCTGCCTGGCCGCCGCGGCGGTCTTCGTCCCCGCGCTCGGCCTGACCTTCCGCGAGTGGCCGAGCCTGTTCGCCGCCCTGCTGCTCGGCGTGGTCACCCAGGGCACCAAGATCTGCGCCGACACGCTCGTCCAGGAATCCGTCGAGGACGAGTACCGGGGCCGCGTCTTCGCCGTCTACGACGTCCTGTTCAACGTCTCCTTCGTCGCCGCCGCCGGGGTCACCGCGCTGGTCCTGCCGCTGAACGGGCGGTCCGTCGGGGTGGTCTGCGGGGTCGCCCTCACCTACGCGCTGGGGGCTCTGTTCTACGCCCGGGCGGCCCGTTCCGACCGCCCCGGGCGGGGACTGACGTCCCGTCGGCCGGCCGGGAGTCGCTAA
- a CDS encoding poly(A) polymerase produces the protein MSTANDSSVHHSSSTAPTALPGLSEAQALGLQELLRVSPVADEIARRFEAAGFRLALVGGSVRDALLGRLGNDLDFTTDARPHQVLKLVKGWADAVWDVGIAFGTVGARKDTADGSFLIEITTYRSEAYDRTSRKPEVTYGDTIEQDLVRRDFTVNAMAVDLPGRGFVDPHHGLEDLEARVLRTPATPEESFSDDPLRMMRAARFAAQLDFTPAPEVVTAMTAMAERITIVSAERVQAELNKLLLAAHPVKGLRLLVDTGLAEYVLPELPALRLESDEHHRHKDVYEHSLTVLEQAIALEKDGPDLVLRLAALLHDIGKPRTRRFESDGRVSFHHHEVVGAKMTRKRMRALKYSNELVDEVSRLVELHLRFHGYGGGEWTDSAVRRYVTDAGPLLERLHKLTRSDCTTRNRKKAAALARTYDSLEERITLLKEQEELDAIRPALDGNQIMELLGIKPGPQVGKAYKHLLELRLEYGPMPYEEAVAALRAWWAEQE, from the coding sequence GTGTCCACTGCCAATGACTCCAGCGTCCATCATTCCAGTTCCACCGCGCCGACCGCCCTGCCCGGGCTGAGCGAGGCACAGGCCCTCGGTCTGCAGGAACTGCTCCGGGTCTCGCCGGTCGCCGACGAGATCGCCCGCCGCTTCGAGGCGGCCGGCTTCCGGTTGGCGCTGGTCGGCGGCTCCGTCCGGGACGCGCTGCTCGGCCGGCTGGGCAACGACCTGGACTTCACCACCGACGCCCGCCCGCACCAGGTGCTCAAGCTGGTCAAGGGCTGGGCCGACGCGGTCTGGGACGTCGGCATCGCCTTCGGCACCGTCGGCGCCCGCAAGGACACCGCCGACGGCTCCTTCCTGATCGAGATCACCACCTACCGCTCCGAGGCGTACGACCGCACCTCGCGCAAGCCCGAGGTCACCTACGGCGACACCATCGAGCAGGACCTCGTCCGCCGGGACTTCACCGTCAACGCGATGGCCGTCGACCTGCCCGGCCGCGGCTTCGTCGACCCGCACCACGGCCTGGAGGACCTGGAGGCCCGGGTGCTGCGCACCCCCGCCACCCCGGAGGAGTCCTTCTCCGACGACCCGCTCCGGATGATGCGCGCCGCCCGGTTCGCCGCGCAGCTGGACTTCACCCCGGCCCCCGAGGTCGTCACGGCGATGACGGCGATGGCCGAGCGGATCACCATCGTCTCCGCCGAGCGCGTCCAGGCCGAGCTCAACAAGCTGCTGCTCGCCGCCCACCCGGTGAAGGGCCTGCGGCTGCTGGTCGACACCGGCCTCGCCGAGTACGTGCTGCCGGAGCTGCCCGCGCTGCGCCTGGAGAGTGACGAGCACCACCGCCACAAGGACGTCTACGAGCACTCGCTCACCGTCCTGGAGCAGGCGATCGCCCTGGAGAAGGACGGGCCGGACCTCGTCCTGCGGCTGGCCGCGCTGCTGCACGACATCGGCAAGCCGCGCACCCGCCGGTTCGAGTCCGACGGGCGGGTCTCCTTCCACCACCACGAGGTGGTCGGCGCCAAGATGACCCGCAAGCGGATGCGGGCCCTCAAGTACTCCAACGAGCTGGTGGACGAGGTCTCCCGGCTGGTCGAGCTGCACCTGCGTTTCCACGGCTACGGCGGCGGCGAGTGGACGGACTCCGCGGTGCGCCGCTACGTCACCGACGCCGGCCCGCTGCTGGAGCGCCTGCACAAGCTCACCCGCTCCGACTGCACCACCCGCAACCGCAAGAAGGCCGCCGCGCTCGCCCGCACCTACGACTCCCTGGAGGAGCGGATCACCCTGCTCAAGGAGCAGGAGGAGCTGGACGCGATCCGGCCCGCGCTCGACGGCAACCAGATCATGGAGCTGCTCGGCATCAAGCCCGGCCCGCAGGTCGGCAAGGCCTACAAGCACCTGCTGGAGCTCCGCCTCGAGTACGGGCCGATGCCGTACGAGGAGGCCGTCGCCGCGCTGCGCGCATGGTGGGCCGAGCAGGAGTGA
- a CDS encoding myo-inositol-1-phosphate synthase: protein MGSVRVAIVGVGNCAASLVQGVEYYKDADPAGKVPGLMHVQFGEYHVRDVEFVAAFDVDAKKVGFDLADAIGSSENNTIKICDVPPTGVTVQRGHTLDGLGKYYRETIEESDEAPVDVVRVLKDKQVDVLVCYLPVGSEAAAKFYAQCAIDAKVAFVNALPVFIAGTKEWADKFTEAGVPIVGDDIKSQVGATITHRVMAKLFEDRGVILERTMQLNVGGNMDFKNMLERERLESKKISKTQAVTSQIRDRELGSKNVHIGPSDYVAWLDDRKWAYVRLEGRAFGDVPLNLEYKLEVWDSPNSAGVIIDAVRAAKIAKDRGIGGPILSASSYFMKSPPVQYFDDEAKENVEKFIRGEVER from the coding sequence ATGGGTTCGGTTCGCGTAGCCATCGTGGGCGTGGGCAACTGCGCCGCGTCGCTGGTGCAGGGTGTCGAGTACTACAAGGACGCCGACCCGGCCGGCAAGGTCCCCGGGCTGATGCACGTGCAGTTCGGCGAGTACCACGTCCGTGACGTGGAGTTCGTCGCCGCGTTCGACGTCGACGCCAAGAAGGTCGGCTTCGACCTGGCCGACGCCATCGGCAGCAGCGAGAACAACACCATCAAGATCTGCGACGTGCCGCCGACCGGTGTCACCGTGCAGCGCGGCCACACCCTGGACGGCCTGGGCAAGTACTACCGCGAGACCATCGAGGAGTCGGACGAGGCGCCGGTCGACGTGGTCCGGGTCCTCAAGGACAAGCAGGTCGACGTCCTCGTCTGCTACCTGCCCGTCGGTTCCGAGGCTGCGGCCAAGTTCTACGCCCAGTGCGCCATCGACGCCAAGGTCGCCTTCGTGAACGCCCTCCCGGTGTTCATCGCCGGCACCAAGGAGTGGGCGGACAAGTTCACCGAGGCCGGCGTGCCGATCGTCGGTGACGACATCAAGTCCCAGGTCGGCGCCACCATCACCCACCGTGTGATGGCCAAGCTGTTCGAGGACCGCGGTGTCATCCTCGAGCGCACCATGCAGCTGAACGTCGGCGGCAACATGGACTTCAAGAACATGCTCGAGCGCGAGCGCCTGGAGTCCAAGAAGATCTCCAAGACCCAGGCCGTCACCTCGCAGATCCGCGACCGCGAGCTCGGTTCCAAGAACGTCCACATCGGCCCGTCCGACTACGTCGCGTGGCTCGACGACCGCAAGTGGGCGTACGTCCGCCTCGAGGGCCGCGCCTTCGGCGACGTTCCGCTGAACCTGGAGTACAAGCTCGAGGTCTGGGACTCCCCGAACTCGGCCGGTGTCATCATCGACGCCGTGCGCGCCGCGAAGATCGCCAAGGACCGCGGCATCGGCGGCCCGATCCTCTCCGCGTCCTCCTACTTCATGAAGTCCCCGCCGGTGCAGTACTTCGACGACGAGGCCAAGGAGAACGTCGAGAAGTTCATCCGCGGCGAGGTCGAGCGCTGA
- a CDS encoding hypothetical protein (manually curated), which produces MAVDAVLLESPTMRATVADRVEVLDRVRALQLLPDGVHLTTEGVAAYFGVGLKAVYSLVTDHRAELAQNGYTVLTGERLTSFKTASGIRSRARSLALFTRRTVLNVAMLLRDSETARQVRCHLLDVEQEARRSAVDGAAQPVDNAPRWPEGSLQAAVAGVAEQVVRDVVGTAVVPLLNALAIEVGRNSSKIDAMADRVDRLERVVLDDDERTVARRRRRLLRAVDEGADEEELADLLI; this is translated from the coding sequence ATGGCTGTGGACGCGGTTCTGTTGGAGTCGCCGACCATGCGGGCGACCGTCGCCGACCGGGTCGAGGTGCTCGACCGGGTGCGGGCACTGCAGCTGCTGCCCGACGGCGTGCACCTCACGACCGAGGGAGTGGCGGCGTACTTCGGGGTGGGTCTCAAGGCGGTCTACTCCCTGGTGACCGACCACCGGGCCGAACTCGCCCAGAACGGGTACACCGTGCTGACCGGCGAGCGACTGACCTCCTTCAAGACGGCCAGTGGGATCCGGTCGCGTGCCCGCTCGCTCGCCCTGTTCACCCGGCGCACCGTGCTCAACGTCGCCATGCTGCTGCGGGACAGCGAGACCGCCCGCCAGGTGCGCTGCCACCTGCTGGACGTCGAGCAGGAGGCGCGCCGCTCGGCTGTGGACGGCGCCGCGCAGCCTGTGGACAACGCTCCGCGGTGGCCGGAGGGCTCGCTCCAGGCGGCGGTCGCCGGCGTCGCCGAGCAGGTGGTGCGGGACGTCGTCGGCACCGCGGTGGTGCCGCTCCTCAACGCACTGGCGATCGAGGTCGGCCGGAACAGCAGCAAGATCGACGCGATGGCCGACCGGGTCGACCGGCTGGAGCGGGTCGTCCTGGACGACGACGAGCGCACGGTCGCCCGGCGCCGCCGCCGGCTGCTGAGGGCGGTCGACGAGGGTGCGGACGAGGAGGAGCTGGCGGATCTGCTGATCTGA